In Providencia sneebia DSM 19967, one DNA window encodes the following:
- the rz1 gene encoding lysis system o-spanin lipoprotein Rz1 (In lambda-like phage, genes encoding the i-spanin subunit Rz, and the o-spanin subunit Rz1 (this protein) overlap.) has product MQKLKLTSYVLMLSMALSACGSKPSVQSPKRVHPKAEAMKVPHDLVKQLNKIIGVSEK; this is encoded by the coding sequence ATGCAAAAGCTGAAATTGACCAGTTACGTATTGATGTTATCAATGGCACTAAGCGCTTGCGGGTCAAAGCCGAGTGTCCAAAGTCCGAAGCGAGTACATCCGAAAGCGGAAGCAATGAAAGTTCCGCACGACTTAGTGAAGCAGCTGAACAAGATTATTGGCGTCTCAGAGAAATGA
- a CDS encoding Rha family transcriptional regulator: MGRHHETINKKSGKQPVVTTVTIANEFGRRHDNVLQSIRSLIESGHLGLLDFKESSYFNKQKKEQPCIELTERGFLIAMPFIGGEKAKDGQVRLVDSFIQFRERAKKEEEIQRQRDIARVEYRPMSDALKETRQQEGKETQYFHYSTEADLINGIVLGKKSAKFKKENEIGKDEALRDYLTKWQIKAITELQRANTVFISMGWDYYQRKESLQGIFNKNFHKPLMEEQVRLNE; encoded by the coding sequence ATAGGTAGACACCATGAAACAATTAATAAAAAATCAGGAAAACAACCTGTAGTCACAACAGTGACTATTGCAAATGAGTTTGGAAGAAGGCATGACAATGTTCTTCAAAGCATTCGTTCATTGATAGAAAGTGGTCATTTAGGACTCCTTGATTTCAAGGAGTCGTCTTATTTTAATAAACAAAAGAAAGAACAGCCATGTATTGAATTAACTGAACGCGGTTTTCTAATTGCAATGCCATTTATTGGCGGCGAAAAAGCAAAAGATGGACAAGTTCGATTGGTTGATAGCTTCATTCAGTTTCGTGAAAGAGCAAAGAAAGAAGAAGAGATCCAGCGACAGCGTGACATTGCTAGAGTGGAGTATCGCCCAATGTCAGACGCGCTAAAAGAAACTCGCCAGCAAGAAGGTAAGGAGACTCAATATTTTCACTACAGCACTGAAGCCGATTTAATAAACGGTATTGTCCTCGGTAAAAAATCAGCTAAGTTCAAAAAAGAAAATGAGATAGGTAAAGATGAGGCACTCCGTGATTATCTGACTAAGTGGCAAATTAAAGCGATTACTGAGCTACAGCGTGCCAATACGGTATTTATTTCAATGGGTTGGGATTATTACCAGCGAAAAGAGTCGCTACAAGGTATTTTTAATAAAAACTTCCATAAACCATTAATGGAAGAGCAGGTGAGGTTAAATGAATAA
- a CDS encoding M15 family metallopeptidase produces MTSFKFSQRSENNLKGVHPDLVKVIRRTLEITPVDFIVIEGLRTQERQKQLVAQKKSQTMHSRHLTGHAVDIIPVNTKWQVDEFKPLLKAVKQAADELGIKLRFGINWKSDPSLPIETKFIDCPHIEIPT; encoded by the coding sequence ATGACTAGCTTTAAATTCAGCCAGCGAAGCGAAAATAATCTTAAGGGCGTCCATCCTGATTTAGTTAAAGTTATTCGTCGTACTTTGGAAATAACCCCTGTCGATTTCATCGTTATTGAAGGCCTGCGAACTCAGGAGCGACAAAAGCAACTGGTTGCACAAAAGAAATCACAGACAATGCACAGTCGCCACTTAACCGGTCATGCAGTGGATATCATCCCTGTGAATACAAAGTGGCAGGTTGACGAGTTCAAACCTCTATTGAAAGCGGTTAAACAGGCTGCTGATGAGTTAGGTATTAAATTACGCTTCGGCATTAACTGGAAGAGTGACCCATCGCTACCAATCGAAACCAAGTTCATTGATTGCCCACATATTGAGATCCCCACTTAA
- a CDS encoding phage holin family protein gives MKRMPDKIEWWEQILRWLQNILPLLGGFSFATAIAYIRERREGSHWKQSLGEAIMCGLLSVGTIRLIDWWLSRSGDAEAWSVLAEFCGVMIGFLGTKKLYALLEAVIQIIKNRFGAKND, from the coding sequence ATGAAACGTATGCCAGATAAAATTGAATGGTGGGAGCAAATACTGCGCTGGCTGCAAAACATTCTCCCACTCCTCGGTGGATTCTCATTTGCCACTGCAATTGCTTATATCCGCGAACGTCGAGAAGGTTCTCACTGGAAGCAATCATTAGGTGAAGCCATTATGTGCGGCTTACTCAGCGTAGGCACAATTAGGCTGATTGACTGGTGGCTTTCTCGAAGCGGTGATGCTGAGGCGTGGTCAGTCTTAGCTGAATTCTGTGGTGTCATGATTGGTTTTCTTGGGACTAAGAAGCTGTATGCGCTGTTAGAGGCGGTCATACAGATCATTAAAAATCGTTTTGGAGCAAAAAATGACTAG
- a CDS encoding bacteriophage antitermination protein Q, translating to MNYQYLEYLRANVTLALANINGGTKGQLDAFQGAALVRTSRFKRNKMRDSTGAIRESDPVKCTETRISKSPMPPILEITFCLSSWRRAVNKLDEAHKAWLLYCYAYDLDYNHQVEICNYVWEQFKPSLSGKRITKKVTARLMQLVWLAAQDTASRFGEILTLDKYTDTALAKLVGVSKSTWSEIYRDHWTMLVSIVERIDREVLLSVSNIRNESRSCNLTS from the coding sequence ATGAATTATCAATATTTAGAATATCTTCGGGCAAATGTAACCTTAGCATTAGCCAATATTAACGGAGGAACTAAAGGGCAATTAGATGCTTTTCAAGGTGCTGCATTAGTAAGAACAAGTCGATTTAAAAGAAATAAAATGCGTGATAGTACAGGAGCAATACGTGAATCGGATCCTGTTAAGTGTACTGAAACACGAATAAGTAAATCACCGATGCCACCAATATTGGAAATAACATTCTGTCTTAGTTCATGGCGTCGTGCTGTTAATAAGTTAGATGAAGCTCATAAGGCATGGCTGTTGTACTGTTATGCATATGATTTGGATTATAACCATCAAGTAGAAATATGTAATTACGTGTGGGAGCAGTTTAAACCCTCACTATCAGGGAAACGGATCACCAAAAAGGTAACGGCCAGATTAATGCAATTGGTATGGTTAGCGGCACAAGATACCGCTTCAAGGTTTGGGGAGATCCTAACACTTGATAAATATACCGATACAGCATTAGCAAAATTAGTTGGCGTCAGTAAGTCAACATGGTCAGAGATATATCGGGATCATTGGACTATGTTGGTTTCTATTGTAGAGCGGATAGATCGTGAGGTTTTATTGTCGGTTTCAAATATTAGAAATGAGTCACGTTCTTGCAATTTAACATCATAA
- a CDS encoding DUF968 domain-containing protein has protein sequence MSHQWILTPIPVPEINAVIFKPGSHINMFSGRMLLMSLPEELSHKPSGLISVSQHYFSDALNDERLSKPILDLAVDPEPPASFMKKPKPQRWTNDKYLQWVKSQPCCVCGDVADDAHHIIDYGLSGMGTKPHDFFVIPLCRVDHSELHRDPKEWEKEHGTQIEFFIKLVNKAFALGVLG, from the coding sequence ATGTCTCATCAATGGATATTAACTCCAATCCCCGTTCCTGAAATCAATGCAGTAATATTTAAGCCGGGTTCTCATATCAATATGTTCAGCGGCCGTATGTTGCTGATGAGTTTACCTGAGGAGCTAAGTCATAAACCCTCAGGCTTAATTTCTGTTTCTCAACACTACTTCAGCGACGCTCTTAATGATGAACGGTTATCAAAACCCATTTTAGATTTAGCGGTAGATCCCGAACCACCAGCCAGCTTTATGAAAAAGCCAAAGCCTCAGCGCTGGACTAATGATAAATACCTGCAATGGGTTAAATCTCAACCTTGCTGTGTATGTGGTGATGTAGCGGATGATGCTCATCATATTATTGATTATGGTCTTAGCGGTATGGGAACAAAGCCCCACGACTTTTTTGTCATTCCTTTATGTCGGGTAGATCATAGTGAGTTACACCGAGACCCGAAAGAGTGGGAAAAAGAGCACGGAACTCAAATAGAGTTTTTTATTAAATTGGTAAATAAGGCATTTGCCCTAGGTGTATTAGGTTAA
- a CDS encoding RusA family crossover junction endodeoxyribonuclease, which produces MSRSLSLILPFPPSVNACWRNINGKTLISAKGRAFRVNAMASIYTQLRKRPSAITDLVTVTVKMHPPSKRRMDTDNYLKAPFDALTHAGVWKDDAQVKRVEIEWGEVVKGGRFEITITPHESAGE; this is translated from the coding sequence ATGTCTCGATCTTTAAGTCTCATCCTACCTTTTCCACCTAGTGTGAATGCTTGCTGGCGGAATATTAACGGTAAAACATTAATTAGCGCAAAGGGGAGAGCATTTAGGGTAAATGCAATGGCATCTATCTATACGCAGCTACGCAAAAGACCAAGTGCGATTACCGATCTAGTGACTGTGACGGTAAAAATGCATCCACCAAGTAAGCGACGCATGGATACTGATAACTACTTGAAAGCACCTTTTGATGCATTAACCCATGCTGGAGTTTGGAAAGATGACGCTCAGGTTAAACGAGTAGAAATTGAGTGGGGCGAAGTTGTCAAAGGCGGTCGATTTGAAATCACCATCACGCCACATGAAAGCGCAGGGGAATAG
- a CDS encoding phage N-6-adenine-methyltransferase — protein MAIHSSNTAPEDKDCWQTPQWLFEALTLEFGFWLDAAANEQNALCSYFITPEQDALNSDWVSHGAIWCNPPYSNIKPWIIKAAEQYKKQNQPIVMLLPADKSTSWYSLALKTVDEIRTVIDGRINFVDPNTGKEKKGNSKGSMFLIWRPFVEPKAHGSHVSKNRLQEIGKSILGEEA, from the coding sequence ATGGCTATTCATTCCAGTAACACCGCACCTGAAGATAAAGATTGCTGGCAAACACCCCAATGGCTATTTGAAGCCTTAACGCTTGAGTTTGGTTTTTGGTTGGATGCTGCAGCAAATGAACAAAATGCTCTGTGTTCATACTTCATAACACCAGAGCAGGATGCATTAAATAGTGATTGGGTAAGTCATGGTGCTATTTGGTGTAATCCCCCTTACAGCAATATTAAACCGTGGATTATCAAAGCCGCTGAGCAATACAAGAAACAGAACCAACCAATAGTGATGCTATTACCTGCTGATAAGTCGACATCTTGGTACTCATTAGCACTAAAAACCGTCGATGAAATACGAACTGTCATTGATGGCCGAATTAATTTTGTTGATCCGAATACGGGTAAAGAGAAAAAAGGCAATAGCAAAGGGTCAATGTTTCTTATCTGGCGTCCATTTGTAGAGCCAAAAGCGCATGGAAGTCATGTATCAAAAAACCGACTTCAGGAAATAGGCAAATCTATTCTAGGGGAGGAAGCGTGA